From Streptomyces durmitorensis, a single genomic window includes:
- a CDS encoding ABC transporter permease → MSATATERPGTEPGTERATAPGYRPGRTLPLRVEAVRQLKRRRTLVMAGVMGLLPFVLVLAFTIAGSPESRSGRVTLMDTATASGGNFAATCLFVSAGFLLVIPVALFCGDTVASEASWSSLRYLLAAPVPRARLLWSKLAVALGLSAAAMVLLPLIALAVGTVAYGWGPLQIPTGGALPAGTAAQRLVIVVAYIFVSQLVTAALAFWLSTKTDAPLGAVGGAVGLTIVGNVLDAVTALGSWRDFLPAHWQFAWADAIQPRMEWGGMIQGSAVSVTYALVLFALAFRGFARKDVVS, encoded by the coding sequence ATGAGCGCCACAGCCACGGAGCGGCCGGGCACGGAGCCGGGCACGGAACGCGCCACGGCCCCCGGATACCGCCCCGGCCGCACGCTGCCGCTGCGCGTCGAGGCCGTCCGCCAGCTGAAGCGGCGCCGGACCCTTGTCATGGCCGGGGTGATGGGCCTGCTGCCCTTCGTCCTGGTCCTCGCGTTCACCATCGCCGGGTCTCCGGAGAGCCGCAGCGGCCGGGTGACACTGATGGACACGGCCACGGCGTCGGGCGGCAACTTCGCGGCGACGTGCCTGTTCGTGTCGGCGGGCTTCCTCCTGGTCATCCCCGTCGCACTGTTCTGCGGGGACACGGTCGCATCGGAGGCGAGCTGGTCGTCCCTGCGCTATCTCCTGGCGGCTCCGGTCCCGCGGGCCCGCCTCCTGTGGTCGAAGCTGGCCGTGGCGCTCGGCCTCAGCGCGGCGGCCATGGTGCTGCTCCCGCTGATCGCCCTGGCGGTCGGGACCGTGGCGTACGGCTGGGGCCCGCTCCAGATCCCGACCGGCGGCGCGCTGCCCGCGGGGACGGCGGCGCAGCGCCTGGTGATCGTCGTGGCGTACATCTTCGTCTCCCAACTGGTCACGGCGGCGCTCGCGTTCTGGCTCTCGACCAAGACGGACGCACCGCTGGGAGCGGTGGGCGGCGCGGTGGGCCTGACCATCGTCGGCAACGTCCTGGACGCGGTGACGGCACTGGGCAGCTGGCGCGACTTCCTGCCGGCGCACTGGCAGTTCGCGTGGGCGGACGCGATCCAGCCGAGGATGGAGTGGGGCGGAATGATCCAGGGCTCGGCGGTCTCGGTGACGTACGCGCTCGTGCTGTTCGCGTTGGCGTTCAGGGGGTTCGCGCGCAAGGACGTGGTCAGCTGA
- a CDS encoding pentapeptide repeat-containing protein → MAGTRRRPQALPGHRVREVPRPAEHDSDRSWLLGVGVAVVSVTLVVLLVVVAPRHLLDWDTSGARVPDRAKAINDIRATLLQGLAGLALLVGAFFTWRQLQVSRHGQLTGRFTAAVEQLGHSSVGVRIGAIFALERIAVDSRDDRGAVVEVLCLFAQRNALALTLDARPSPRAIAHSQEVALAHAGETLLVIRSPDVHAAVTVLGRAPRPKGLELRLQRVDLRRTMLDFANLEDADLHYADLTNVHLRGANLKRVDLSGTWLVRAVLMDADLRQASLRSVLLCYARLDGADLRATDLSNADLTAAFVEGARFELADLRGAVLTDTDLAEATLTGAVADDTTVWPRGFDPAAAGVLPAHDAPPLRPLSLFPQDPPSGSARGVSP, encoded by the coding sequence ATGGCGGGTACGAGGAGAAGGCCCCAGGCCCTGCCCGGACATCGGGTGCGGGAGGTGCCGCGCCCCGCCGAGCACGACTCGGACCGGTCGTGGCTGCTGGGCGTCGGCGTGGCCGTCGTGAGCGTGACGCTCGTCGTGCTGCTCGTCGTCGTGGCGCCGCGCCATCTGCTGGACTGGGACACTTCCGGAGCCCGTGTCCCGGACCGGGCGAAGGCGATCAACGACATACGGGCCACGCTGCTTCAGGGGCTGGCCGGGCTGGCCCTGCTGGTGGGCGCGTTCTTCACCTGGCGGCAGCTGCAGGTGAGCCGCCATGGGCAGCTCACCGGCCGATTCACCGCCGCGGTCGAGCAGTTGGGCCATTCGAGCGTGGGCGTGCGCATCGGCGCGATCTTCGCGCTGGAGCGAATCGCGGTCGACTCCCGGGACGACCGCGGCGCCGTCGTCGAGGTGCTCTGCCTCTTCGCGCAGCGCAACGCGCTCGCCCTGACGCTCGACGCCCGTCCGTCCCCCCGCGCCATCGCGCACAGCCAAGAAGTCGCCCTGGCACACGCGGGAGAGACCCTGCTGGTCATACGCTCCCCGGACGTGCACGCGGCGGTCACCGTGCTCGGACGCGCGCCGCGACCCAAAGGTCTTGAACTGCGTCTTCAGCGAGTGGACCTACGGCGCACGATGCTCGATTTCGCGAATCTCGAGGACGCGGACCTGCACTATGCCGATCTGACGAACGTGCACCTACGGGGTGCCAATCTGAAGCGGGTCGACCTGTCCGGGACGTGGCTGGTCAGAGCCGTACTCATGGACGCCGACCTGCGGCAGGCCTCCCTGCGGTCCGTACTGCTGTGCTACGCCCGGCTCGACGGCGCCGACCTGCGCGCGACGGACCTCAGCAACGCCGACCTGACGGCGGCGTTCGTCGAGGGCGCGCGATTTGAGTTGGCCGATCTGCGCGGTGCCGTTCTGACGGACACCGACCTGGCCGAGGCCACGCTCACCGGAGCCGTGGCCGACGACACGACGGTCTGGCCCCGCGGATTCGACCCGGCAGCCGCGGGAGTGCTGCCCGCGCACGACGCGCCGCCGCTGCGACCCCTGAGCCTCTTCCCGCAGGACCCGCCCAGCGGGAGTGCGCGCGGCGTTTCGCCGTAG
- a CDS encoding vWA domain-containing protein, with translation MGTRKIRQGLLAVVMAGGVLLTGCSSGAGQNTDRAVDGSGKERRGTAPMPAPPAPDGRREGSQQDGKERDFAPPADYLSTFALDVDTASYGFARRTLAEGRLPDPATVRPEEFVNSFRQDYPRPEGDGFSVNVDGARTDEDGWSLMRVGLATRADGSDGERPPAALTFVIDVSGSMAEPGRLDLVKESLGIMTDKLRDDDSIALVTFSDSAETVLPMTRLGDHRGTVHSAIDAMEPTQSTNLEAGIRTGYDTAVSSRRDGSTNRVVLLSDALANTGETSADGILERISDARREHGITLFGVGVGSDYGDALMERLADKGDGHTTYVSDSEEARKVFCEQLPANIELRARDAKAQVAFDPQTVKQFRLIGYENREVADDDFRDDSVDGGEVGPGHTVTALYAVRMRPGASGHVATAGVRWLDPDSRDPHEESNEIESGDLDGGLWDAGRGLRTAAVAAYFADALRQGTYAQSEPGDPAVRPGTGTTGNAPDPMSTSTTSSGSTGWQPLPGAPSLADLARSAEELSSGDDTSLRDLATAVRQADRLTGGYGDGGGGGEDEGEIRTG, from the coding sequence ATGGGGACCCGGAAGATACGGCAGGGGTTGCTGGCCGTGGTCATGGCGGGCGGGGTGCTGCTCACCGGGTGCAGCTCCGGTGCCGGTCAGAACACGGACCGGGCCGTCGACGGCAGCGGCAAGGAACGGCGCGGCACCGCGCCGATGCCCGCGCCGCCCGCCCCCGACGGGCGGCGGGAGGGCAGTCAACAGGACGGCAAGGAGCGCGACTTCGCGCCGCCCGCGGACTACCTCTCCACCTTCGCCCTGGACGTGGACACCGCCTCCTACGGCTTCGCCCGCCGCACCCTCGCGGAGGGCAGGCTGCCGGACCCGGCGACCGTACGGCCCGAGGAGTTCGTCAACAGCTTCCGCCAGGACTACCCGCGCCCCGAGGGCGACGGCTTCTCGGTGAACGTGGACGGTGCCCGCACCGACGAGGACGGCTGGTCCCTGATGCGGGTGGGGCTCGCGACCCGCGCGGACGGCTCCGACGGCGAACGCCCGCCCGCCGCCCTCACCTTCGTGATCGACGTCTCCGGTTCGATGGCGGAGCCCGGCCGCCTCGACCTGGTCAAGGAGTCGCTCGGGATCATGACCGACAAGCTGCGCGACGACGACTCCATCGCGCTCGTCACCTTCAGCGACAGCGCCGAGACGGTCCTTCCCATGACCCGCCTCGGTGACCACCGCGGCACGGTGCACTCGGCCATCGACGCCATGGAGCCGACCCAGTCCACCAACCTTGAGGCGGGCATCCGCACGGGGTACGACACGGCGGTGAGCAGCCGGCGCGACGGCTCGACCAACCGCGTCGTGCTCCTCTCCGACGCGCTCGCCAACACCGGCGAGACCAGCGCCGACGGCATCCTGGAGCGCATCTCCGACGCCCGCCGCGAGCACGGCATCACCCTCTTCGGGGTGGGCGTAGGCAGCGACTACGGGGACGCGCTGATGGAGCGCCTCGCCGACAAGGGCGACGGCCACACCACGTACGTGTCGGACAGCGAGGAGGCGCGGAAGGTCTTCTGCGAGCAGCTTCCGGCCAACATCGAGCTGCGCGCCCGCGACGCCAAGGCGCAGGTCGCCTTCGACCCGCAGACCGTCAAGCAGTTCCGGCTCATCGGGTACGAGAACCGCGAGGTCGCCGACGACGACTTCCGCGACGACAGCGTGGACGGCGGCGAGGTCGGGCCGGGACACACCGTGACCGCGCTGTATGCCGTACGGATGAGGCCCGGCGCCAGCGGGCACGTGGCGACCGCCGGCGTCCGCTGGCTCGACCCCGACAGCCGCGACCCGCACGAGGAGTCGAACGAGATCGAGTCGGGCGACCTGGACGGCGGCCTGTGGGACGCGGGCCGCGGGCTGCGGACCGCGGCGGTCGCGGCGTACTTCGCGGACGCGCTGCGGCAGGGGACCTACGCGCAGAGCGAGCCCGGCGACCCGGCGGTGCGGCCCGGCACGGGCACGACGGGCAACGCCCCCGATCCGATGTCCACCTCCACCACCTCCAGCGGGTCCACCGGCTGGCAGCCCCTCCCCGGCGCGCCCTCGCTGGCCGATCTGGCAAGGAGCGCCGAGGAGTTGTCGTCGGGCGATGACACGTCCCTGCGCGACCTCGCGACCGCCGTCCGGCAGGCGGACCGCCTGACCGGCGGATACGGGGACGGCGGAGGCGGGGGAGAGGACGAGGGCGAGATCAGGACGGGCTGA
- a CDS encoding acyl-CoA dehydrogenase family protein, with amino-acid sequence MAFSLELTEEQRDLRGWVHGFAADVVRPAAAEWDEREETPWPVIQEAAKIGLYGFESLADLFGDPTGLSLQIANEELFWGDAGIGMALFGTSLAVAGIFSAGTPDQLAEWVPQCFGDEDEPKVAAFCVSEPEAGSDVSAMRTRATYDEARDEWTLSGQKAWITNGGIANVHVVVASVDPALGSRGQAAFIVPPGTRGLEGAKKIRKLGLRASHTADVFLDDVRVPGHCLLGGKERLDARLARAREGTKAGSGGRGQAAMATFEVSRPTVGAQALGIARAAYEYALDYAGSRVAFGRPIIENQSIAFALADLRTEIEAVRLLIWQASWMARNDKAFDAGQGSMSKLRAGELAVSATEKAVQVLGGAGYSREHPVERMYRDAKIYTIFEGTSEIQRLVIARAISGRQIR; translated from the coding sequence GTGGCCTTCTCTCTCGAACTGACCGAGGAACAGCGGGACCTGCGCGGCTGGGTGCACGGCTTCGCCGCCGACGTGGTGCGGCCCGCCGCCGCCGAGTGGGACGAGCGCGAGGAGACTCCCTGGCCCGTCATCCAGGAGGCCGCGAAGATCGGCCTGTACGGATTCGAGTCCCTGGCCGACCTGTTCGGCGACCCGACAGGACTCTCGCTCCAGATCGCCAACGAAGAGCTGTTCTGGGGCGACGCGGGCATCGGGATGGCCCTGTTCGGCACGTCGCTCGCGGTGGCCGGGATCTTCTCCGCGGGCACGCCCGACCAGCTCGCCGAGTGGGTGCCGCAGTGCTTCGGCGACGAGGACGAGCCCAAGGTCGCGGCGTTCTGCGTCTCCGAGCCCGAGGCGGGCTCGGACGTGTCGGCGATGCGGACGCGCGCGACGTACGACGAGGCGCGCGACGAGTGGACCCTGTCCGGCCAGAAGGCATGGATCACGAACGGCGGCATCGCCAACGTCCACGTGGTCGTCGCGTCCGTCGACCCGGCGCTCGGCTCGCGGGGGCAGGCGGCGTTCATCGTGCCGCCCGGCACGCGAGGCCTCGAAGGAGCCAAGAAGATAAGGAAGTTGGGGCTGCGGGCCTCGCACACGGCGGATGTGTTCCTGGACGACGTACGCGTGCCGGGGCACTGCCTGCTCGGCGGCAAGGAGCGGCTCGACGCCCGGCTCGCGCGGGCCCGCGAGGGGACGAAGGCCGGTTCCGGGGGCCGCGGACAGGCGGCGATGGCGACCTTCGAGGTGAGCAGGCCGACCGTGGGGGCGCAGGCCCTCGGCATCGCGCGGGCCGCGTACGAGTACGCGCTCGACTACGCGGGCTCCCGGGTCGCCTTCGGCCGCCCCATCATCGAGAACCAGTCCATCGCCTTCGCCCTTGCCGATCTGCGGACCGAGATCGAGGCGGTGCGACTGCTGATCTGGCAGGCGTCGTGGATGGCACGGAACGACAAGGCGTTCGACGCGGGGCAGGGCTCGATGTCGAAGCTGCGGGCCGGAGAGCTGGCCGTTTCGGCGACCGAGAAGGCGGTGCAGGTGCTCGGGGGCGCGGGATACAGCAGGGAGCATCCGGTGGAGCGGATGTACCGGGACGCGAAGATCTACACGATCTTCGAGGGGACGAGTGAGATCCAGCGGCTTGTGATCGCCAGGGCCATCTCGGGGCGGCAGATTCGCTGA
- a CDS encoding SCP2 sterol-binding domain-containing protein: MADGVGGVEGVAGLDFASVTPEEFAKIVKGLSGKEITEIAQDGELRARVLGEVFGRMGRQFKPESAGTVKALIRWKITGIDEAVYETDIQEGTCAVREGRSDAEPRVTLVMADAEFLKLVSGNASPVTMFMMRKIKIVGDVAFAAGLTRYFDIPKA, translated from the coding sequence ATGGCGGACGGTGTCGGCGGCGTCGAAGGTGTGGCCGGTCTGGACTTCGCGAGCGTCACTCCCGAGGAGTTCGCGAAGATCGTGAAGGGTCTGTCCGGCAAGGAGATCACCGAGATCGCCCAGGACGGCGAGCTGCGCGCCCGCGTCCTGGGAGAGGTGTTCGGCCGCATGGGCCGCCAGTTCAAGCCGGAGTCCGCGGGCACGGTCAAGGCCCTGATCCGCTGGAAGATCACGGGCATCGACGAGGCGGTCTACGAGACGGACATCCAGGAGGGCACCTGCGCCGTCCGCGAGGGCCGCTCGGACGCCGAGCCGCGCGTCACGCTCGTCATGGCCGACGCCGAGTTCCTCAAGCTGGTGTCCGGCAACGCGAGCCCCGTGACGATGTTCATGATGCGCAAGATCAAGATCGTGGGCGACGTAGCGTTCGCCGCCGGTCTCACCCGCTACTTCGACATCCCGAAGGCCTGA